A genomic segment from Magnolia sinica isolate HGM2019 unplaced genomic scaffold, MsV1 ctg222, whole genome shotgun sequence encodes:
- the LOC131236102 gene encoding uncharacterized protein LOC131236102, whose amino-acid sequence MMSTNKMPVLCKFGGDFIWESNKVYYKGGTNRIIHVDRGIDYINLISKVLGICKFTDISSIKYKYPGLDLDSLVLIENDDDVSNMMEAFPQSSEPIQLFIFCGQNLSIPIANPSFLMQNADNENDQALLRNLHESNGTIAPSSHNTNVNNNDVPSASNDLRKVDCLLMDNQMVDSCVNDMPKIMSVLKEDQEFEDANAFHKALREYAIRSNFEYKRTRSSGGRYQAKCIKDNCSWRIHAWKLLDKPTFKIKSLKGDHTCNVVNESTMSNTRTHRQASRKWIADLVKDRLQKKLCCTPKDIVDEISREYGIKVSYDKAWRGKELAVKERNLITTLMEICEEIQRTNQGSTAKLSRLSDNSLRLFVAYKASIHGFKQACRPVIRFDCMKMEGKWRGVWLFAMAFDAEDDWFPISYAFVESKNVRNWKWFCDELAQVLKCIPKLTFISDRQEGILEVVSGIFPYASHRYSQWQLLKEILEKFECWNLYWLFKSAVYAGGHSEFDACMHEIHDKYKEAWNIVKDINPKHWATSHFEEKLYFDEEYYHLDWCDWWFGAIEWHDLPITGLLVKLHDYMIDIFNEKSKESLTCNTTFVPGFEEVISKEEMFSENYCVSGGAAEFEVRDVNNANADPKKVDLEQRTCSCLEWQRRGHPCGHAIAAIKYSRCNIHDYVDVHFKVDKYRETYSEVIHPLHLANTSLSKGKKRKYVDFEERCLV is encoded by the exons ATGATGTCTACGAACAAGATGCCCGTGCTCTGTAAATTTGGAGGCGACTTCATTTGGGAATCAAATAAGGTTTATTACAAGGGAGGCACAAACCGCATCATTCATGTCGATCGAGGGATTGATTACATCAATCTTATATCTAAAGTGCTTGGGATTTGCAAGTTTACTGACATTAGCAGCATCAAGTACAAATATCCTGGTCTTGATTTGGATTCACTTGTGTTGATTGAGAATGATGATGACGTATCCAATATGATGGAAGCATTTCCTCAAAGCAGTGAGCCTATTCAGCTATTCATTTTTTGTGGCCAAAACCTTTCAATCCCCATTGCGAATCCCAG TTTTCTGATGCAGAATGCCGATAATGAAAATGATCAAGCATTATTGCGGAATTTACATGAAAGTAATGGAACAATTGCACCTTCCTCACATAATACTAATGTCAATAACAATGATGTTCCAAGTGCATCAAATGATTTACGTAAAGTGGACTGCTTGTTGATGGATAATCAAATGGTTGATAGTTGTGTTAATGACATGCCGAAAATTATGTCGGTTTTAAAAGAAGACCAAGAATTTGAAGATGCAAATGCTTTCCACAAGGCTTTAAGGGAGTACGCCATACGTTCAAATTTTGAATACAAGCGAACCAGGTCAAGCGGTGGCCGTTATCAGGCGAAATGCATTAAAGACAATTGCTCATGGCGCATACATGCATGGAAGCTTCTCGACAAGCCTACATTCAAGATAAAATCCTTGAAGGGAGATCATACTTGTAACGTTGTGAATGAGTCAACAATGTCAAATACAAGAACGCATCGACAAGCCAGTAGGAAATGGATTGCTGATTTGGTCAAGGATCGACTCCAGAAAAAATTGTGCTGTACACCCAAAGATATTGTCGATGAGATTAGTCGAGAATATGGGATCAAAGTGAGTTATGATAAAGCTTGGAGGGGTAAAGAATTGGCAGTAAAAGAGAGGAACTTGATTACAACTCTCATGGAGATTTGTGAAGAAATACAGAGAACAAATCAAGGAAGCACAGCAAAGCTTAGTAGGTTGTCGGACAACTCCTTGAGACTTTTTGTTGCATATAAGGCTTCCATTCATGGTTTCAAGCAAGCATGTCGACCAGTTATAAGGTTTGATTGTATGAAGATGGAAGGAAAATGGCGAGGGGTGTGGCTGTTTGCCATGGCCTTTGATGCAGAAGACGATTGGTTCCCAATCTCATATGCATTTGTTGAATCAAAGAATGTAAGGAATTGGAAATGGTTCTGTGATGAGTTGGCTCAAGTCCTGAAATGCATACCTAAACTAACATTTATATCAGATAGACAGGAAGGGATTCTTGAAGTTGTTAGTGGTATCTTTCCATATGCATCTCATCGATACTCTCAGTGGCAGTTGCTTAAAGAAATTTTGGAGAAGTTTGAATGTTGGAATTTGTATTGGCTTTTTAAGAGTGCAGTTTATGCAGGGGGTCATTCTGAATTCGATGCTTGCATGCATGAAATTCACGATAAATATAAAGAAGCATGGAATATTGTAAAGGATATTAATCCTAAGCACTGGGCCACTTCTCACTTTGAAGAGAAGCTTTATTTTGATGAGGAATATTATCATTTAGACTGGTGCGATTGGTGGTTTGGTGCGATTGAATGGCACGACTTGCCTATCACTGGGTTGTTGGTAAAGTTGCATGATTATATGATAGATATATTTAATGAAAAGTCGAAAGAAAGTTTAACGTGTAACACAACATTCGTTCCTGGATTTGAAGAGGTTATTTCTAAAGAAGAGATGTTTTCAGAAAATTATTGTGTGTCAGGTGGTGCAGCAGAGTTTGAGGTTCGTGATGTGAACAATGCAAATGCAGATCCAAAGAAGGTGGATCTTGAACAACGAACATGCTCTTGCCTTGAATGGCAAAGGCGTGGGCACCCTTGTGGACATGCCATTGCAGCTATCAAATATAGTCGATGTAACATACATGACTATGTTGATGTGCATTTCAAGGTTGACAAATACAGGGAGACATATTCAGAGGTTATTCATCCATTGCATTTGGCTAACACAAGCCTAAgcaaagggaagaagagaaaataTGTTGATTTTGAAGAGAGATGCCTTGTCTAA